The following proteins come from a genomic window of Mycobacterium sp. DL:
- a CDS encoding YccF domain-containing protein yields MRLILNVIWLVFGGLWLALGYLLAALICFILIITIPFGFASLRIAAYALWPFGRTIVDKPGTRPGALVGNVLWVILFGVWLALGHIITAVAMAITIIGIPLALANLKLIPVSLMPLGKEIVPVDAVNSPAFGAAP; encoded by the coding sequence ATGCGACTGATACTGAATGTGATCTGGTTGGTCTTCGGCGGACTGTGGCTCGCGCTCGGCTATCTCCTCGCGGCGCTCATCTGCTTCATCCTGATCATCACGATCCCGTTCGGCTTCGCTTCGCTGCGCATCGCGGCGTATGCGCTGTGGCCGTTCGGCCGCACCATCGTCGACAAGCCAGGAACCCGCCCCGGCGCGCTGGTCGGCAACGTCCTCTGGGTCATCCTCTTCGGGGTGTGGCTGGCCCTGGGTCACATCATCACCGCGGTCGCGATGGCCATCACCATCATCGGGATCCCGCTGGCGCTGGCGAACCTCAAACTGATCCCGGTGTCGCTGATGCCTCTCGGCAAGGAGATCGTGCCGGTCGATGCGGTGAATTCGCCGGCCTTCGGAGCCGCGCCGTGA
- a CDS encoding cold-shock protein, translating into MPTGRVKWYDTEKGFGFLSQEEGEDVYVRSSALPAGVEGLKAGQRVEFGVAAGRRGPQALSLKLIDPPPSLSKTRREAATVEHKHTPDELHGMVEDMITLLESAVQPELRKGRYPDRKVARRVSEVVKAVAQELDA; encoded by the coding sequence GTGCCGACCGGCCGGGTGAAGTGGTACGACACCGAGAAGGGCTTCGGGTTCCTCTCCCAGGAGGAGGGTGAGGACGTCTACGTGCGGTCCTCGGCGTTGCCCGCCGGTGTGGAAGGTCTCAAGGCGGGCCAGCGTGTCGAGTTCGGTGTCGCTGCGGGCCGTCGTGGGCCCCAGGCGCTGAGCTTGAAGCTGATCGATCCGCCGCCGAGCCTGAGCAAGACCCGCCGAGAGGCCGCCACGGTCGAGCACAAGCACACTCCGGACGAGTTGCACGGCATGGTCGAGGACATGATCACGCTGTTGGAGAGCGCAGTGCAGCCGGAGCTTCGCAAGGGCCGCTACCCAGACCGTAAGGTGGCGCGCCGCGTCTCTGAAGTGGTGAAGGCCGTCGCTCAGGAACTCGACGCGTAG